TTTAAAATCTTTTGTCCAATAATTTGCTCCATTAACCTCTTCTTCAGTCCAAACACCATTTTTTGCAACAGCAGTAAGAAAAATAATTCTCTTCCCTGAATTGTTTTTCCACGGCGCAAAATAAAAAATTAAAAAGGTTGTGACAGCTAAAACTAACACAACAAATATTCTTGTAATTATTTCACCAACTTTATTTTTCATTTTGTTTAATAATTGTTAACTTAAAAAGAATAAAATAAATGCTAATGCAATAATTGTAGAAAAAATAGCAACAGGTATTAACCCACGAAATGCAGCTTTTGCAGATTTAAAAAGATTTTGGCCAATAAAATATCCACTATTAATTGCATAACCTAAACCAATTAAAAGTAACCCTACTTGTATATACCCTATATAATCTGGAATAAATGGCTGCCATTGAAAATTTGAAGTCCCGAATAAATCCCAGCCCCATCCAAAAGGATCAGAGAATATTGAAATAACATAAGAGCCATTTATTAAAATCAAAGGAATACTAAATGCAATCCACGCCATCAACCCAAGAGGGATTAAAACATAAGAATATGCTAAAAATATTTCTTTTATGGAAACTGTTTTTACTTGCGATAATTTTTTTATTAATAATGAAAGCAAATAGAAAATTAATGGAACAATTACAATTGAGATTAACCATAATAAACCCGCATATATTAAAAACCCTTTCCAATCTCCACTTTCTGCAGCATTAACCCAATCTTTTAAGGTGCCACTAGCTCCCAAATATATCATAGAATATGCATGACTAGTTCCTACATCAATAAAAGCCTTCCACGATTCGTCAAAACCTTTAATATTTCTTTCAGATGCAAAGGGTCTAAGATTTAATGCAATATTATCATTAGGACAAGTTTTTACACACTCCATACAAAGCCCACAATAATTACTAGTGTCCATTGTTCCCATATATTCTGACCAAGGACATCCCCAACCTTTTTCATTTCCACGCAAGCATCCTTTTTCTTTACATTTCAGGCAAATTTCTGCATCTTTTGATCTTAATTCAATCATTGAAGCTTTTGAATAAAGGCCAATAAAACCGCTAACCGGACAAACATGGCGACAGAATGCCCTTAAACGGTATACAAACGCAAGAAATGTAGCTAACAATAACATTCCTCCAAGTACAATAGCAGA
The Bacteroidia bacterium genome window above contains:
- a CDS encoding 4Fe-4S binding protein, with product MTNKSFEIGNKIIIEKTSKRIDLFEKFPIIKRIVKSRYFQFTLTFAGLFVFFLVILGGLIGTPIGNRNIAIVLIWIFWWFMLISILVPFFGRLWCAMCPLPFFGDFFQRFSFIKVRTGKTGYLRNKMYGLNKKWPKIFNNIWIPNFAFLTLCTFSAFLVTRPFVSAIVLGGMLLLATFLAFVYRLRAFCRHVCPVSGFIGLYSKASMIELRSKDAEICLKCKEKGCLRGNEKGWGCPWSEYMGTMDTSNYCGLCMECVKTCPNDNIALNLRPFASERNIKGFDESWKAFIDVGTSHAYSMIYLGASGTLKDWVNAAESGDWKGFLIYAGLLWLISIVIVPLIFYLLSLLIKKLSQVKTVSIKEIFLAYSYVLIPLGLMAWIAFSIPLILINGSYVISIFSDPFGWGWDLFGTSNFQWQPFIPDYIGYIQVGLLLIGLGYAINSGYFIGQNLFKSAKAAFRGLIPVAIFSTIIALAFILFFLS